The nucleotide window TGACCACGGACACGGCGGTGCGTGTTACGCGCATGGTCGTGCATGAGAAAGGTCAACCCCTGCTTCTCCGGACAGTgagatgagagagaagagctgACCCCGGGACAGTGCCCCTGGAGCAAATTCAGTACATTGACTACCCGGAAATTTTGATTAACGAGCATGAACGCACCGAGATGCCGTTCCGCTATGTAAAgggcgatgatggagagCCAATCATGCCCAAGGTGCGTCCTGGAAGAACCTCTCACCCGCAGAGACATCATTTCTCATCGCCGATATCACTGACAAATCCCAGGGCATGGTTGATTTGATCAAAAAGGATGCTGACCAGGGCATCGATGATCTTGTTTAATCTGGTATACCAGCGACGGACGTAGCTTGCCCGAAAAATAAACCTCTGTACAGGATAGTTAAagagagaaatataataagaaatcatGAGCGCTAGACCCGCAAGAATGAAGAAGGACTAAGTCATGGACCCTAAGGAGTGACCCGATTCGGGCGAACTCTTGGCTAGCACCGGCGAGAACTACATCACGGATAGCTTCGGAAAAGGGAAAGCGATATGGTCAGATAACTATTGGAGCTATTGCCACGAGGTCATTGTGGCGTTCTATCTGGCCGATTCACACAATGCATGAGAAAGACACAAGTCAGAAAAGCCATGAGAATGCGACGGGATTCGAGTCTTTCTATAGAAGCAACCTATAGAGCCCCCAAATAGGCAACGATATGCTGAGACGGTCTTGAAACGGTATCAGAATGGtttcatcccatccatcatgcCGCTTCTCAAGCCTCTCGGGGTGCGTAATAATCGTAACCGGATCGCCCAGATACCGGCTGATACGGGGCCATACCGAGCGCCGCCCCGTCTGGCCACGCCATCCTCTTATGCTCTCTCTAtccactctctccctcagcttctctcatccacttccctttcccatctttcgccctctcctccccttttcTCCTTCGGAATCTCTTGACCTTCACATCTGGCGCGTGTCTGGACAGCGGCTCTTGTGCTAGAGGTCACAAACACTCCTACCCCGCCTCTCTCTGGCCTTGACCTTTATCCCTGTTCCTGAACCAGGTTCCCTCCCGGTCCTCTCCGCCGACGTAATCCCCGAGAGTTGCTTCCCATTACCTCCGCCCCCAAAGGGTGACGGGTAAGCGAAAAGTGCAAGGCTCCGCTGGCTGAATTTCGATGACTCCTTGAGTGCGACTTCAATCCCACTTGGGACCGTTTCCTCCGCGCCGTCTTCGGcaatatctactactaccccggtcatccgccgccgccgccgccgccgccataTCTCAGTACTAATCGCCTACACATGGTCTCTTTATCATCCCGCGGGGAGACCACTTCAATTCCCTCAATGGCGTCCTGGTTGATCTCAACGCTCCTTTTTCTGAGCCCGTCCTTGGTATCAGCCAAGTCGGCAGCAGACTATTATGTTCACTCCTTGCCCGGTGCCCCCGAGGGGCCCTTGCTGAAGATGCATGCTGGGTAAGCTTCAATATCCCGGAACGGTCCGCTTAGCACCCATTTTACTGACTTGTGGCCTCCACGCGCAGCCATATCGAGGTGGATCCACAGAACAATGGAAACCTTTTCTTTTGGCACTATCAGAATCGCCATATCGCCAATCGCCAACGAACCGTGATCTGGCTGAACGGTGGGCCCGGATGTAGTTCCATGGACGGCGCATTGATGGAGGTCGGTCCGTATCGTCTGAAGGACAATGAAACCTTGACCTATAATGAGGGTTCATGGGACGAATTCGCCAATTTGTTGTTTGTCGATCAGCCAGTTGGAACGGGGTTCAGTTACGTCAACACGGACAGTTATCTCCATGAGCTCGATGAGATGTCGGCTCAGTTCATTGTCTTCCTGGAAGAGTGGTTCAGATTATTTCCGGAGTATGAACGCGATGATGTATGCTGCAATACCCCGCTCTGCCCTAGCCTTGCATCTTAAAGGATTCTTCTAACATCTCCCACAGATCTACATTGCCGGCGAGTCTTACGCCGGTCAGCATATTCCATACATCGCCAAAGCCATTCAGGAACGCAATAAGAATGTTCAAGGAAAGACCATCGCTTCATGGAATCTGAAAGGTCTATTGATTGGCAATGGTTGGATTTCTCCAAATGAACAGTACATGTCCTACTTACCCTACGCATATGAAGAAGGCCTTATCAAGGAAGGCAGCCGGGTCGCGAAGGAACTCGAGGTTCTGCAGTCAGTCTGCAAGTCCCGGTTGGAAACGGGCAAGAACAAGGTCCATCTGAACGATTGCGAAAAGGTCATGAATGCTCTGTTGGATAAGACGGTCGAAGACAACCAATGTCTCAACATGTATGATATCCGCCTTCGTGACACCACCGACGCATGCGGTATGAACTGGCCGACCGATCTGGAGGACGTGAAGCCTTACCTGCAGCGAGAAGATGTGGTTAAAGCCCTTAACATTAATccggagaagaagtctgGCTGGGTGGAGTGCTCAGGAGCAGTGAGCAGCGCCTTCAATCCGCAAAAGTCCCCACCCTCGGTTCAACTACTTCCTGGCTTGCTGGAATCGGGCCTTCAAATCCTTCTTTTCAGCGGAGACAAGGACTTAATTTGCAACCATGTCGGAACGGAAcagctcatcaacaacatgaaGTGGAACGGGGGCACCGGTTTCGAGACCTCACCCGGCGTCTGGGCTCCTCGACACGACTGGAGTTTCGAAGGCGAGCCGGCTGGTATCTATCAATATGCCAGGAACTTGACCTATGTGCTCATCTACAACGCAAGTCACATGGTTCCCTACGACCTTCCCCGTCAGAGCCGGGACATGCTAGATCGCTTCATGAATGTCGATATCGCGAGCATCGGAGGCAGCCCCGCCGACTCGCGCATTGACGGCGAGAAGCTGCCCCAGACGTCAGTGGGTGGCCATCCTAACAGCACCGCggcggaggagcaggagaaggagaggatcaAGGAGACGGAATGGAAAGCCTACGCCAAGTCAGGTGAAGCCgttctcgtcgtcgtcattaTCGGAGTATTAGTCTggggcttcttcatctggcgCAGCCGCCGGCGCCACCAGGGATACCGGGGCGTCTGGCATAAGGACATGAGCGGAAGCTCTGTTCTCGAGCGATTCCACAACAAGCGCACGGGAGGCGCAGACGTCGAAGCTGGGGATTTCGACGAGGCCGAACTCGATGACCTTCATTCTCCGGGTCTCGAAAGAGAACACTACGCTGTAGGCGAGGacagcgacgaggatgatatCTCGCGACAGCATTCTCGACAGGCCTCCCGAGCTGGGGGCAATCATAATCTATCCTAGTTCATCTTTTGTTGGGTAAACCTGTGATGGTGTAGGTGTATGGCTTGCTTCGGGTTTTGGCCTTtggtttttgttttcttggCCACGAAAGGACGTGCTCCTTATGTGCATTTATCATCTTATCTAGGTTGCTACCTGGCATCATTTAACATCTAGACATGAACAAAGTTTATGACCGCTTCCTGATATATAGCCCAGACACAGTGCCCTCCCCGTCTATAAGCCACGAATCTCATATACCGGTAAGCTTCGTATAGACCTCAATAGAGTCGATATCCAATTGCAACCCCCCCCCTTCAAATAATTACCGCTTCACCGTCCATACTTTGACACTGCCATCATCAGCGGTAGTGACCAagacctcttcctccctgcTCACGTCACGACCACGATCCGCACGCTTGGCCCAGGCCACATGGTTAATCTCATAGATGCCATGCGCCCCCGGCAACACCGCCAGAACCGCCCACTCCGGCCGCACAGCACcctttgccgccgccgcaggcGGATCCGTATCCATAGGCTGCGATTCACCCGCGGaagcatcatccaccaccaagcgCTCCTCATAGATCACAATGCGACCATCCGCACCCACAGACGCCAGTAATCCCGTCCGCTTGCTCCAAGCGACCGCATAAACAGCCAGATCATGCACCTTGGGCAAGActgtctcctcctcccaagtCTCATCCAGGCCCGTCGGACGCAAAATACTCGGCATGCCTGTACCCCCAGTAGCAGCCTGCTCCTTAGGCTGTCTCCTCCAGACCCGGACAGTGCGATCATCCGAGCACGACACAATACGCGGACCCGACAACTCCCTCTTCACATCCTCCTTCCACTGCGCCAACAGCGTCTCCTCCGAACAAACTGGGGCATTCTCCACACTCTCCCAATCAACAAACCATACGGTCCCCTCATGACCCCGCAAACAAGCAACCTGTCCCCAATCATCCAGATCCTCGCGCCAAATACGAATTGTATCATCGTAGCTCGCACTAGCCAAACATTCCTCCACCGGATGCCACGCCACACACTTGACATCTCCCTCGTGCTCTTGCATCACCGCAACCGTCTCGAAGTTATTGTCCCCGTCATCCAGATCCTCCCAGATCCAGATTGATTTGTCCCGCGAACATGTCGCGAGGAGCATTCCCGAAGGAGACCACGAGACGGATTTGACTTCGCTGTCGTGTCCGTCGAGGAGAACGGCGAAACGccattcttcgtcttcatcatctgcaccGCCGTCGCTGTCGTTGTCTGCGGCTTGCTGTTGACGGAGAATGTCGGTTTCTTGCGCTTGCTCTTGTTGTGACTCGCTCTTGGTGGTGATTTCTTGACCCAATCCCCATCCTTCATCACCAGTCGTCTGTCCATAACTGTCCCACCGACGCCATATCCCCGCGGTGGCGTCGAAACTACCCGTTGCGAGCACGCTCTCGCCCTGGACATGTGGCTTCCATGCTGCTGTGCGGACGCTGCGCTTGTGTCcgccggagatggtggagaggagccGGAAGTTGGTCAGGGAGTAGACGCGCACCGTCTTGTCGGAGCTGCAGGTAGCGACGATGGGGAGTCGGGGGTGCGGTGCTGTTAACCAGGTGCGTTCGAGCGAAGGCGGGGTCAAATCCGACAGCAGCTGGAGGTGGGGGAGCGAGGAGGCGGGGTGGTCGACGGcggccatggtgatgattgaGGGTATTCCGGTCTCTATTTTAGAGCGCCTCCTTGCTTTCCTGCCGCAGATGTCTACTCGGGCTTCTTAGGAAGTCGGTAGATGGTCcaatggaagaggatggaaatAACGTGGGATTTGGCGGGGAGCGAATACTGACTGATAATGTCGTCGTTGCCGTGGATCGGCGATTAGTCACGTCACAGCGCGCTGAGCTCACCAGTTGGCGGTAGTAAAAGGGTTTGAATATAAAGCATGCATGACTTCAGTCTACAGGCCagtcattccatccatctagAGCCCCAGAGATACAAACTGCGACTGTATAGAATTCGCGTTCACATTAGGTACAGAAAATATCAACACTACGCCTTCACATCCTAGTCTACCCTCCTGTTATAGACAGATATCCCTCCAAAGAAGCCCATGTAACAATAAGAGACCATAAAGTAACGGatgaaagagaggggggggaaagggagagaaggccCCTGTCAGCCCGAACTATACAATTGGGATTACGCTCCATTCTGAAGCCAAAACACCCTAGGCCAAGATGCGATCGTAAATCATGCCATGACATAACCAGTCCACTTCacgcatcttctccaactcctcggTCAATTGCCCGACTTCTGTCACGAACTCAGGCATACCGGCTCCTGCTAGACTCTGGCTAGCCGTAGTAGTGGCCCGCACCCTCTCGCTGGCGCTAGACGCGCTCATACGAGAGAGGATGTGAGCTCGTAGACGCGACAAGATCAACCGTGCCACAGGGTCCGTAAAGCTGGCAGCATTGGTCGCGCTCCCACACGAACCTGTAGAGCCAATGGATCCTGCAGGTTCGGACACGGTAGACGAGGAGGCAGCAGACGGGCCCGACGGGTCTGCGTCCGTTTGGATCTCGACTGTCGTCTGCGTCGCTCCCGCCGGTGCGGCAGCGGCGCAAGCGGCACCTACTGGCGCCAGCACTCGTCGAATGGTGGCTGCCAATTGGGCGCTCGCACTAGGAGGCATTGGGTGAGTGGACTCTAAGATTGACTGGACCCGATCAGGTTGGATCTCATTGAAGTCGAGGGACAGGATTCGGTCAGCCTCGGCCTTCCATTGAGACCGCACATCACGTTTAAGCAGGTTCTTTGCCGTTAAAAGTATGGACGCCGTGGCAACAATCCGAAATGCTTGGGCATGGAGCCGCCCCAGCCGCTGGCGATCCAACTCCAGTGTCTCAGGAATCAGCTCGTCGGACACGGGGGCATTGCTCAGCACCAGATCCACCAATCCTTGCGCGTAGATTTTTGCCATAGGGGGTTGTGGCTCGCCATTTACGTTCTCCGGATCACGCTTCCGCATCTCATCTGCGAGAACCTTTCGGTACGTCCGCCAGAAACGGCGGGTCTTCCCGAGACTCAACGAGCCATCCTGGAGACCTTTCTCGAACGTTCTCTGTTCGTAGCCAGGCGCCTCCTGAATGAGCTGCGGCGCCGCCATCTGGATCATGAAATTGGTGTGATCAAGAGACAGGAGATCTATGATTCCCATAAGTCTTGCTAGGCGATCGATCGCATCCCCGGACGTATCCTCGACAAAGGCCTTGACCACAGGGTCGCGATAAGGTGCGCAGAGCTTCGGAAGGATGGTATTCATAAACTCGAAGAATTTATCGTAGGAAAAAGCGCCAGCCTTGCACTGGTTCTCGATTAGTTTAGGATCCAGCACTTCGCTGATCAATACGTGGAGCGAATTGCCAGGCCGAAGAGAGCGCAGCAATCGATCCTGAATCACAGTAGCCATAGCCACCGTCCAGTTCGTGCCCAGaccgtcatcaacatccctGCGCATCATTTCGCACATGTGCTCCATTATCCGCCTGCGCGGTTCCGTATATTGTTCCTCATCAATTTTGAACgccttgttgatgaggagctcATGAACCAACGCCCGGTTCTCCGGAAGGGCAGTAAGGATGCGGGTGAACCTTTCATGAGGTGAAATCCGCTGCTTGTCTAATTCTTTCAAGACTGCACTATCCACGTTGTTGAATG belongs to Aspergillus luchuensis IFO 4308 DNA, chromosome 3, nearly complete sequence and includes:
- the kexA gene encoding serine-type carboxypeptidase kexA (BUSCO:EOG092623WR;~COG:O;~EggNog:ENOG410PGB2;~InterPro:IPR018202,IPR001563,IPR033124,IPR029058;~MEROPS:MER0000413;~PFAM:PF00450;~SECRETED:SignalP(1-34);~TransMembrane:1 (n17-27c34/35o522-539i);~go_function: GO:0004185 - serine-type carboxypeptidase activity [Evidence IEA];~go_process: GO:0006508 - proteolysis [Evidence IEA]), with product MVSLSSRGETTSIPSMASWLISTLLFLSPSLVSAKSAADYYVHSLPGAPEGPLLKMHAGHIEVDPQNNGNLFFWHYQNRHIANRQRTVIWLNGGPGCSSMDGALMEVGPYRLKDNETLTYNEGSWDEFANLLFVDQPVGTGFSYVNTDSYLHELDEMSAQFIVFLEEWFRLFPEYERDDIYIAGESYAGQHIPYIAKAIQERNKNVQGKTIASWNLKGLLIGNGWISPNEQYMSYLPYAYEEGLIKEGSRVAKELEVLQSVCKSRLETGKNKVHLNDCEKVMNALLDKTVEDNQCLNMYDIRLRDTTDACGMNWPTDLEDVKPYLQREDVVKALNINPEKKSGWVECSGAVSSAFNPQKSPPSVQLLPGLLESGLQILLFSGDKDLICNHVGTEQLINNMKWNGGTGFETSPGVWAPRHDWSFEGEPAGIYQYARNLTYVLIYNASHMVPYDLPRQSRDMLDRFMNVDIASIGGSPADSRIDGEKLPQTSVGGHPNSTAAEEQEKERIKETEWKAYAKSGEAVLVVVIIGVLVWGFFIWRSRRRHQGYRGVWHKDMSGSSVLERFHNKRTGGADVEAGDFDEAELDDLHSPGLEREHYAVGEDSDEDDISRQHSRQASRAGGNHNLS
- the cia1 gene encoding iron-sulfur cluster assembly protein CIA1 (COG:S;~EggNog:ENOG410PHHC;~InterPro:IPR036322,IPR001680,IPR020472,IPR028608, IPR017986;~PFAM:PF00400;~go_component: GO:0097361 - CIA complex [Evidence IEA];~go_function: GO:0005515 - protein binding [Evidence IEA];~go_process: GO:0016226 - iron-sulfur cluster assembly [Evidence IEA]), encoding MAAVDHPASSLPHLQLLSDLTPPSLERTWLTAPHPRLPIVATCSSDKTVRVYSLTNFRLLSTISGGHKRSVRTAAWKPHVQGESVLATGSFDATAGIWRRWDSYGQTTGDEGWGLGQEITTKSESQQEQAQETDILRQQQAADNDSDGGADDEDEEWRFAVLLDGHDSEVKSVSWSPSGMLLATCSRDKSIWIWEDLDDGDNNFETVAVMQEHEGDVKCVAWHPVEECLASASYDDTIRIWREDLDDWGQVACLRGHEGTVWFVDWESVENAPVCSEETLLAQWKEDVKRELSGPRIVSCSDDRTVRVWRRQPKEQAATGGTGMPSILRPTGLDETWEEETVLPKVHDLAVYAVAWSKRTGLLASVGADGRIVIYEERLVVDDASAGESQPMDTDPPAAAAKGAVRPEWAVLAVLPGAHGIYEINHVAWAKRADRGRDVSREEEVLVTTADDGSVKVWTVKR
- a CDS encoding IQ calmodulin-binding motif domain protein (COG:T;~EggNog:ENOG410PJ8P;~InterPro:IPR008862;~PFAM:PF05794); translation: MIRRNSDIEVQLPDAGSPVVSEPSNNPDVEMSSDEPTLPLSLPAHLAARFARKPSVIRRSSAASSRRSSISSLHSQHSHASAHGASSTDHAAQHLRRTSILESRKARLADRALHAEKVRLRAALAKAATRNLQREERALAAQQARERLLAEITAKCEEEVRRAKKKAEDNRERKAAEHARLRLEIAEKFAEVEKRRMLYQQSQRRHRTSSLHSTDEKKMSKLSAGLITRDAAARTIQRAWRTYHSKLIMREFLDLGLTTGRIRDMTFEDVGALLSADPVLTTTARVLRLCGLQDMESGTMGGRGAVRTFLSSYLIVTHPTEVLSSNGEQEQDLIAKARELLGAFEQVTPLLSSGCCSPLSISTELQVLCEAYSVFFSAFHAWKTHDSSVLIEIMLAQFIELELIWQTVKDDRAGGVADDYRQGIRQNQILLLARLKRLAGSDRAMQMVRDALKKAKREKKRTAAKKQAIPRSAEVAPSTEALTESVASPISETFNNVDSAVLKELDKQRISPHERFTRILTALPENRALVHELLINKAFKIDEEQYTEPRRRIMEHMCEMMRRDVDDGLGTNWTVAMATVIQDRLLRSLRPGNSLHVLISEVLDPKLIENQCKAGAFSYDKFFEFMNTILPKLCAPYRDPVVKAFVEDTSGDAIDRLARLMGIIDLLSLDHTNFMIQMAAPQLIQEAPGYEQRTFEKGLQDGSLSLGKTRRFWRTYRKVLADEMRKRDPENVNGEPQPPMAKIYAQGLVDLVLSNAPVSDELIPETLELDRQRLGRLHAQAFRIVATASILLTAKNLLKRDVRSQWKAEADRILSLDFNEIQPDRVQSILESTHPMPPSASAQLAATIRRVLAPVGAACAAAAPAGATQTTVEIQTDADPSGPSAASSSTVSEPAGSIGSTGSCGSATNAASFTDPVARLILSRLRAHILSRMSASSASERVRATTTASQSLAGAGMPEFVTEVGQLTEELEKMREVDWLCHGMIYDRILA